A part of Curtobacterium sp. MCLR17_036 genomic DNA contains:
- a CDS encoding family 1 glycosylhydrolase, which yields MTGPSAFAPGTFTWALGIEDTCVYPPARFAMAPLDEHALTDHDASWRADLDTVRELGAGALRYGVDWPRVHTAPGEFDWSVLDERLPHAAADGVTVIADLVHYGTPTWLDDSFADPRYPDAIAEFAGAFAARYAGVVDHVTPLNEPITTASFAGLRGVWPPGLTGWDGWTCVVLGIAAGIQRTVRAVRAANPAAVVVHVEASTLVEAADDTAETRAEAELLETLGTVPTDLVLGRVTADHPAHGWLRSHGATTPVLRALVDGAVSIDLLGVNYYPDLSPRRLVHEAGRVVQHAHDRWTDGLEETVRRFDQRYGLPMLVTETSIEGDDAVRSAWVRDAAGAVQGLVAQGVDVRGFTWWPMFDFVDWSYAAGGRNVEEFELPAELIAERAESVRKTPYLRRMGLLRLEEQADGTLARVRTGAAAAFSRCAAGDEDVQRAAGS from the coding sequence GTGACCGGCCCGTCCGCCTTCGCCCCCGGCACGTTCACGTGGGCGCTCGGCATCGAGGACACCTGCGTCTACCCACCCGCCCGGTTCGCGATGGCGCCGCTCGACGAGCACGCGCTCACCGACCACGACGCGTCCTGGCGGGCGGACCTGGACACCGTGCGCGAACTCGGCGCGGGAGCGCTGCGCTACGGGGTCGACTGGCCCCGGGTGCACACGGCACCGGGGGAGTTCGACTGGTCCGTGCTCGACGAACGGCTCCCGCACGCCGCGGCCGACGGGGTCACCGTGATCGCCGACCTGGTGCACTACGGCACACCCACCTGGCTCGACGACTCGTTCGCCGACCCGCGGTACCCCGATGCGATCGCCGAGTTCGCCGGCGCCTTCGCCGCGCGGTACGCCGGCGTCGTCGACCACGTCACGCCGCTCAACGAACCCATCACCACGGCCTCGTTCGCCGGGCTGCGCGGGGTGTGGCCCCCGGGCCTGACCGGCTGGGACGGGTGGACGTGCGTCGTGCTCGGCATCGCCGCGGGCATCCAGCGCACCGTCCGGGCCGTCCGTGCCGCGAACCCCGCGGCGGTCGTCGTCCACGTCGAGGCCAGCACCCTCGTCGAAGCCGCGGACGACACGGCCGAGACCCGGGCGGAGGCCGAGCTGCTCGAGACGCTCGGCACCGTGCCGACCGACCTCGTCCTCGGTCGCGTCACGGCCGACCACCCCGCCCACGGCTGGCTGCGGTCCCACGGCGCCACGACACCGGTGCTGCGCGCACTGGTCGACGGCGCGGTGTCGATCGACCTGCTCGGCGTCAACTACTACCCGGACCTGTCACCCCGACGGCTCGTGCACGAAGCGGGCCGGGTCGTGCAGCACGCACACGACCGGTGGACGGACGGCCTCGAGGAGACCGTCCGGCGCTTCGACCAGCGGTACGGGCTGCCGATGCTCGTCACCGAGACCTCCATCGAGGGCGACGACGCGGTGCGGTCCGCCTGGGTGCGGGACGCAGCCGGTGCGGTGCAGGGACTCGTGGCGCAGGGCGTCGACGTCCGGGGCTTCACGTGGTGGCCGATGTTCGACTTCGTGGACTGGTCGTACGCGGCCGGCGGCAGGAACGTCGAGGAGTTCGAGCTCCCCGCCGAACTCATCGCGGAACGCGCCGAGAGCGTGCGGAAGACCCCGTACCTGCGGCGGATGGGCCTGCTCCGGCTCGAGGAACAGGCCGACGGCACGCTCGCACGGGTCCGCACCGGTGCCGCGGCGGCGTTCTCGCGGTGCGCGGCCGGCGACGAGGACGTGCAGCGGGCCGCGGGGTCCTGA
- a CDS encoding plantaricin C family lantibiotic, producing the protein MRNVSVLEEIDEQGMSDLQAGQGIGTTVTTLSCYGVSWALGNDGNFCTATVECQSNCK; encoded by the coding sequence ATGCGCAACGTCAGCGTTCTGGAAGAGATCGACGAGCAGGGCATGAGCGACCTGCAGGCCGGCCAGGGGATCGGGACGACCGTCACCACGCTGAGCTGCTACGGCGTGAGCTGGGCACTCGGCAACGACGGCAACTTCTGCACCGCCACGGTCGAGTGCCAGTCGAACTGTAAGTGA